The following proteins are co-located in the Colletotrichum lupini chromosome 4, complete sequence genome:
- a CDS encoding L-asparaginase has product MLPNFLATALALATVTSASPITRSSSTNAWDLDWISTDSSLPKVIIYSAGGTILSASNYSRLDNIAYGAGASPTPYDLIGNVSEVLKVAQLAVVELNAPGGSAGLNSSLYLNISQLANAQICAEGSDVAGAIMFHGTNTLEETAFGVDLTSNCSKPFVATGSMRPDTYVSPDGHANFYQAVAAAASPSSRDRGGLIAFNDRITSIYYSTKVNANTPDTFKALEQGNLGAFLAGQPYYFFDPAYPTGRPYLDVTGVTELPSVIIVYGHQGFDASLMHAAVANGAKGLVILGPGAAAVSPSARAAAADLLEQRGIPTIAVARPVTGTGVPSPFPGPLIYSSYLGGEQARIMLQLAVNAGYDIDAIRGLFESPLRRTIYDTPANQKFYYSR; this is encoded by the exons ATGCTACCCAACTTCCTTGCCACGGCGCTGGCCTTGGCCACGGTAACGTCCGCCTCCCCAATCACCAGGTCTTCATCGACAAACGCATGGGATCTGGACTGGATATCAACAGATTCATCCCTCCCAAAAGTGAT CATCTACAGCGCAGGCGGCACAATCCTCTCCGCCTCAAACTATAGCCGCTTAGATAACATAGCCTACGGCGCCGGCGCCTCCCCAACGCCCTACGACCTCATCGGAAACGTCTCCGAGGTCCTCAAGGTCGCTCAGCTCGCCGTCGTGGAACTCAATGCCCCGGGCGGCAGCGCGGGGTTGAATTCGTCGCTGTATTTGAATATCAGCCAGCTTGCTAACGCACAGATTTGTGCCGAGGGGAGTGATGTAGCTGGTGCTATTATGTTTCATGGAACGAATACGTTGGAAGAGACG GCTTTCGGCGTGGATTTGACGTCTAATTGCTCCAAGCCGTTCGTCGCCACGGGATCCATGAGACCTGATACGTATGTCTCCCCTGACGGACACGCGAATTTCTACCAGGCTGTTGCGGCTGCTGCCTCGCCTTCTTCGCGTGATCGAGGGGGCCTAATCGCCTTCAACGACAG AATCACCTCAATCTACTACTCCACCAAGGTCAACGCAAACACACCAGACACGTTCAAGGCCCTCGAGCAAGGGAATCTCGGAGCCTTTCTCGCGGGGCAGCCGTATTACTTCTTCGACCCGGCGTACCCGACAGGACGGCCTTATTTGGATGTCACGGGTGTGACGGAGCTGCCTTCTGTGATTATTGTTTACGGTCATC AGGGATTTGATGCTTCGTTGATGCATGCTGCTGTCGCCAACGGCGCAAA GGGTTTGGTGATTCTCGGGCCCGGCGCAGCAGCCGTGAGTCCCAGCGCCCGAGCCGCGGCCGCGGACCTGCTGGAGCAGCGGGGGATACCCACCATCGCCGTCGCGCGACCCGTCACCGGCACCGGCGTTCCGAGTCCCTTTCCCGGGCCGCT GATCTACTCGAGTTACCTCGGCGGCGAACAGGCGCGTATTATGCTTCAGCTCGCTGTCAATGCCGGGTATGACATCGATGCGATCCGGGGGTTGTTTGAGAGTCCTTTGAGGAGGACTATCTATGATACGCCTGCGAACCAAAAGTTCTATTACTCTAGATGA
- a CDS encoding iron permease FTR1 family protein, producing the protein MEDLFSLPIFFITFRESLETAIIVSVLLAFIKRTLATKDDPVLHQKMVKQVWLGTAAGLVTCVVIAMAIISGIHSLGAEQFAAAESIWEGIFSLGASLIITAMGAVLLRVTKLQDKWRVKLSKALNASESHSGPFRDRLKYLGEKYALFLLPFITVLREGFEGVLFIAGMGVSETAASIAISSILGLALGAFVGYFIYKGSKTAPIQIFLIVSTCFLYLIAAGLFSKGVWHFEQNEWNKIVGGDAAELGSGPGSYDVRRSVWHVNCCNPDLNGGGFWGIFNAVLGWQNSATVGSVVSYNLYWVAVAAGFFAMICNEKGYWPFAGSKAKKLADEHEGDDQEPLLSRPARLLSFGLDASAGPASRPKLA; encoded by the exons ATGGAGGACCTATTCTCACTCCCCA TCTTCTTCATCACCTTCCGCGAGTCCCTCGAAACCGCCATCATCGTCTCCGTCCTCCTCGCCTTCATCAAGCGCACCCTCGCCACCAAAGATGACCCCGTCCTCCACCAAAAGATGGTCAAACAGGTCTGGCTCGGCACCGCCGCCGGCCTCGTCACCTGCGTCGTCATCGCCATGGCCATCATCAGCGGCATCCACTCCCTCGGCGCGGAGCAGTTCGCCGCCGCAGAGAGCATCTGGGAGGGCATCTTCTCCCTCGGCGCCTCCCTCATCATCACCGCCATGGGCGCCGTCCTCCTGCGCGTCACCAAGCTGCAGGACAAGTGGCGCGTGAAGCTGAGCAAGGCCCTGAACGCGAGCGAGTCCCACTCGGGGCCCTTCCGCGACCGCTTGAAGTACCTCGGCGAGAAGTACGCCCTGTTCTTGTTGCCATTCATTACCGTCCTGCGTGAGGGTTTCGAGGGCGTGCTCTTCATTGCCGGCATGGGTGTGAGCGAGACTGCTGCATCCATTGCCATTTCGTCTATTCTCGGTCTTGCGCTTGGTGCCTTTGTTGGCTACTTCATCTACAA GGGCTCCAAGACGGCACCGATCCAAATCTTCCTCATCGTTTCCACCTGCTTCCTGTACCTCATCGCCGCCGGTCTCTTCTCCAAGGGCGTCTGGCACTTTGAGCAGAATGAG TGGAACAAAATCGTCGGAGGTGACGCAGCAGAACTCGGCTCCGGCCCCGGCTCCTACGACGTCCGCAGAAGCGTCTGGCACGTCAAC TGCTGCAACCCCGACCTCAACGGAGGCGGCTTCTGGGGCATCTTCAACGCCGTCCTCGGCTGGCAGAACTCGGCGACCGTCGGCTCCGTCGTCTCTTACAACCTCTACTGggtcgccgtcgccgcggGCTTCTTCGCCATGATTTGCAACGAGAAGGGGTACTGGCCGTTCGCCGGCAGCAAGGCCAAGAAGCTCGCCGACGAGCACGAGGGCGACGACCAGGAGCCGCTTCTTAGCAGGCCCGCTCG ACTACTTTCATTTGGATTAGATGCGTCTGCCGGCCCAGCAAGCAGACCCAAGCTGGCCTGA
- a CDS encoding multicopper oxidase, translating to MAFSSSTSAILARVAALTLLISTALARTIELDWNIGWVLSNPDGAFDKPTIGVNGQWPLPLIEATKGDRLVLTVHNHLGNASTSLHFHGLFQNGTNHMDGAVGVTQCAIPPGSSFTYDFKFDQVGIYWYHAHNDGTYPEGLRGPLLIHDPKGPYEGKYDEELVLTLSDWYHQSTRTLIKELISVENPTGAEPVPNAALLNDTQNLQVKVQPGKTYLIRMVNIGAFASQYIWFEGHTLRVVEVDGVWTDEAEAEMLYIAPAQRYSVLLTTKKDASENFAIVGSMDEELFDVIPDGQDSNVTGWLVYDDKKPLPEPATVDEFDPFDDFELVPYDKQEIYEKVDYSFELSVKMDNLADGANYAFFNDKTYVLPKVPSLYSALTVGADNAANPRVYGTNSIAHVLKHNEIIEIVLNNEDDGKHPFHLHGHQFQVVHRSEEDAGAFSNDSDVSFPRYPLRRDTLIVEGNGNFVIRFKANNPGVWLFHCHIEWHMDQGLIATIIEAPDVLQGLEVPKDHLEVCRAGGVPTKGNAAGNTKDVLDLTGENRPVGPLPEGFTPKGYVAMFFSCVAAFMGLAVISWYGVLESDKQSSVEDSGSDAANRDENDFEFTFINLIIQRDMSHRVPLTQAGFNVYWPRLSHHTM from the exons ATGGCCTTCTCATCCTCAACATCGGCCATCTTGGCCCGAGTCGCCGCCCTCACGCTTCTCATATCAACCGCCCTGGCAAGGACCATCGAGCTCGACTGGAACATTGGATGGGTTCTCTCCAACCCCGATGGCGCCTTTGATAAGCCAACCATTGGCGTAAACGGCCAGTGGCCTCTGCCTCTCATCGAGGCAACAAAGGGCGATAGGCTCGTTCTCACCGTCCACAACCACCTCGGCAACGCGAGCACCAGTCTTCACTTCCACGGCCTGTTCCAGAATGGCACCAACCACATGGACGGCGCCGTCGGTGTCACCCAGTGCGCCATTCCCCCTGGTTCCTCATTTACCTATGATTTCAAG TTTGATCAAGTCGGCATCTACTGGTACCACGCGCACAACGACGGAACCTACCCCGAAGGTCTCCGCGGTCCTCTCTTGATCCACGACCCCAAGGGTCCCTACGAGGGCAAGTATGACGAAGAGCTCGTCCTGACTCTCTCCGACTGGTACCACCAGTCCACCCGCACCCTCATCAAGGAGCTCATCAGCGTCGAGAACCCTACCGGCGCCGAGCCCGTCCCCAACGCCGCCCTCCTCAACGACACCCAGAACCTCCAGGTCAAGGTCCAGCCGGGTAAGACCTACCTGATCCGCATGGTCAACATTGGCGCTTTCGCCTCCCAGTACATCTGGTTCGAGGGCCACACCCTGCGCGTCGTCGAGGTCGACGGCGTCTGGACCGAcgaggccgaggccgagATGCTCTACATCGCCCCCGCCCAGCGCTATAGCGTGCTCCTGACCACCAAGAAGGACGCCTCGGAGAACTTTGCCATTGTGGGCTCCATGGACGAGGAGCTTTTTGACGTCATCCCCGACGGCCAGGACTCGAACGTCACCGGCTGGCTCGTTTACGACGACAAGAAGCCCCTGCCCGAGCCTGCCACCGTCGACGAGTTCGACCCCTTTGACGACTTTGAGCTGGTTCCCTATGACAAGCAGGAGATTTACGAAAAGGTCGATTACTCCTTCGAGCTCTCCGTCAAGATGGACAACCTCGCCGACGGCGCAAACTA CGCCTTCTTCAACGACAAAACCTACGTCCTCCCCAAGGTCCCCTCCCTCTACAGCGCCCTCACCGTCGGCGCCGACAACGCAGCGAACCCCCGCGTCTACGGCACAAACTCCATCGCACACGTCCTCAAGCACAACGAAATCATCGAAATCGTCCTCAACAACGAAGACGACGGCAAGCACCCCTTCCACCTCCACGGCCACCAGTTCCAGGTAGTCCATCGCTCCGAGGAAGACGCCGGCGCGTTCTCCAACGATAGCGATGTTAGCTTCCCCCGCTACCCGCTTCGCCGCGATACCCTCATCGTCGAGGGCAACGGTAACTTTGTCATACGCTTCAAGGCGAACAACCCGGGCGTGTGGCTCTTCCACTGCCATATTGAGTGGCACATGGACCAAGGGCTCATTGCGACCATTATCGAGGCACCTGATGTCCTTCAGGGGCTGGAGGTGCCTAAGGACCATCTTGAGGTGTGCCGCGCCGGTGGAGTGCCGACTAAGGGTAATGCGGCTGGTAACACCAAGGACGTGCTGGATCTCACCGGCGAGAACAGGCCTGTGGGACCTTTGCCTGAGGGGTTCACGCCCAAAGGCTACGTTGCCATGTTTTTCAGCTGCGTGGCTGCGTTTATGGGTCTGGCTGTTATTTCATG GTACGGTGTTTTGGAATCTGATAAGCAGTCGAGCGTTGAGGATTCTGGTTCCGATGCGGCAAACCGAGATGA AAATGATTTTGAGTTTACATTTATCAATCTGATTATACAAAGAGACATGTCTCATCGTGTGCCTTTGACTCAAGCTGGATTCAACGTATACTGGCCCCGTCTTAGCCAT CACACTATGTAA
- a CDS encoding glycosyl hydrolase family 35 produces the protein MRFGLKAGGLLWLAASLCGSQSALAQDVDWPIHDNGLNEVVQWDHHSYIVNGERLFVFSGECTKFTDTSLSPELWRDLLEKVKAAGFNAFSIYNHWGYHNPTPGVLDFDTGAHNFTSIMTVAKELGIYLIIRPGPYVNAETNAGGFPLWATTGAYGSLRNDDERYTAAWTPFWSEISKIIKSHLITNGGNVIMFQIENELNGQWKDIAKRVLNPPIANYMQLLQDSARENGIDVPLSHNAPNMRGFSWSKDFSNATGNVDVVGVDSYPSCWSCNLSECTGTNGAYIPYLTQDYYSYFTVQSPSQPNFLPEFQGGSYNPWGGPEGGCPSDIGADFANIFYRDLIYQRVTAISLYMMFGGTNWGWLACPVVASSYDYSSPVSENRIIGSKFHETKLLTLFTRVAKDLTKTERVGNGTGYTTNSAITVSELRNVDNNAAFYIARHAYSPSNTNEAFKLSVNTSQGALTIPQHGSSIAINGHQAKVLVTDFRFGEKTLLYSTAEVLSYTILDGQEVIALWLPEGEAGEFTVTGANSAKLIGDGNVADFNVYPGESNVTIAYTQKKGITLVDLGDGSRAVLLDRSAAYLFWVPVLDNDPFAPANKTVFVQGPYLVRHAAFNETGRSLALSGDADQETTITVFASESICGITWNGKKLELLSREGNVFTAKIEGPAKFEVPALGPWKVHDSLPEIATDYEATSDSWVAATKTNTSNTVKPASNNPVLYVDEYDIHVGNHIYRATFPTSESAPTGVFLNVTGGLAFGYSVWLNSEYVGSYLGLSYLGADASSFSFENATLSKTGDNVLVVIMDNSGHDLREAALAPRGITNATLLGPDAANYKFSEWKIAGTAGRNDLIDPVRGPINEGGLYAERVGAHLPGYPDADWESFDSANGSLSVPDAGIRVFRTVVPLDVPAGLDVSISFRLTAATDDTNRLRALLFVNGYQYGRFNPYIGNQVQFPVPTGILNYNGDNTIAVTVWSQAAEGVALNVEWQADYVHTSSFDMSFDSKSLRPDWDESRSAFA, from the exons ATGAGGTTTGGTCTGAAAGCCGGCGGCCTTCTTTGGCTTGCCGCGTCGCTTTGTGGTTCGCAGAGCGCCTTAGCTCAAGATGTTGACTGGCCGATTCATGACAACGGTCTCAATGAGGTCGTCCAATG GGACCACCACAGCTACATTGTGAACGGAGAGAGACTCTTCGTCTTCTCTGGCGAG TGTACTAAGTTTACTGACACATCTTTAAGTCCCGAACTTTGGCGAGATCTCCTCGAAAAGGTCAAGGCGGCTGG CTTCAATGCCTTCTCCATCTACAACCACTGGGGCTACCACAACCCCACGCCTGGTGTCTTGGACTTTGACACCGGCGCTCACAACTTCACCTCCATCATGACCGTCGCCAAGGAACTCGGCATCTACCTCATCATCAGACCTGGACCCTACGTCAACGCCGAGACTAACGCCGGCGGCTTCCCTCTCTGGGCCACCACTGGCGCTTACGGTTCTCTGAGAAACGACGACGAGAGATACACTGCGGCATGGACCCCCTTCTGGTCGGAGATTTCCAAGATCATCAAGTCTCATCTGATCACCAACGGCGGAAACGTTATCATGTTCCAG ATCGAGAACGAACTCAACGGACAGTGGAAGGATATTGCTAAGAGAGTCCTGAACCCGCCCATCGCCAACTACATGCAGCTTCTTCAGGACAGCGCCCGGGAGAATGGAATCGACGTGCCCCTCTCTCACAACGCCCCCAACATG CGCGGCTTTTCATGGTCCAAAGACTTTTCCAATGCTACTGGAAACGTCGATGTCGTTGGTGTCGACAGCTACCCTTCGTGCTGGAGCTGCAACTTGAGCGAGTGCACCGGCACGAACGGAGCTTATATCCCCTAC CTGACCCAAGATTACTACTCCTACTTTACAGTTCAGTCGCC GTCGCAACCCAACTTCCTTCCAGAGTTCCAGGGCGGTTCCTACAACCCCTGGGGCGGACCCGAGGGCGGCTGTCCCAGTGACATTGGTGCTGATTTCGCCAACATCTTCTACCGCGATCTCATCTACCAGAGAGTCACCGCAATCTCCCTTTACATGATGTTCGGTGGAACCAATTGGGGCTGGCTCGCTTGTCCCGTTGTTG CTTCGAGTTACGACTACTCTTCTCCGGTATCCGAGAACAGAATCATCGGCAGCAAGTTCCACGAGACAAAGCTTTTGACTCTGTTCACCAGAG TGGCCAAGGATCTGACAAAGACTGAGAGAGTCGGAAAC GGCACTGGATACACCACCAACTCAGCCATCACCGTGTCTGAGCTCCGCAATGTCGACAACAACGCGGCGTTCTACATTGCCCGTCACGCATACTCCCCTTCCAACACCAACGAGGCTTTCAAGCTCTCTGTCAACACCTCTCAGGGTGCTC TCACCATCCCCCAGCACGGCAGCTCGATCGCCATCAACGGCCACCAAGCCAAGGTCCTTGTTACCGACTTCAGATTTGGCGAGAAGACCCTCCTATACTCCACCGCCGAGGTTCTCAGCTACACCATTCTCGACGGTCAAGAGGTTATTGCCCTTTGGCTTCCTGAGGGCGAGGCTGGCGAGTTCACAGTCACTGGCGCCAACTCTGCCAAGCTCATCGGCGACGGCAACGTCGCTGACTTCAACGTCTACCCTGGCGAGAGCAACGTCACCATCGCATACACGCAGAAGAAGGGCATTACGCTTGTCGACCTCGGAGATGGCTCCCGCGCCGTCCTGCTCGACCGCAGCGCCGCGTACCTCTTCTGGGTACCTGTGCTTGACAACGACCCCTTTGCGCCGGCCAACAAGACTG TCTTTGTTCAGGGGCCGTATCTCGTCCGCCACGCTGCCTTCAACGAGACTGGCCGTAGCTTGGCGCTCTCTGGAGACGCAGACCAGGAGACCACCATCACCGTCTTTGCCTCCGAGTCCATCTGCGGCATCACCTGGAACGGCAAGAAGCTCGAGCTCCTCTCGAGAGAGGGTAACGTCTTCACCGCCAAGATCGAGGGCCCTGCCAAGTTCGAGGTCCCCGCACTCGGCCCTTGGAAGGTTCACGACAGCTTGCCTGAGATCGCTACTGATTACGAAGCCACCTCTGACAGCTGGGTTG CTGCCACCAAGACAAACACCTCCAACACCGTCAAGCCCGCCTCAAACAATCCCGTCCTCTACGTAGACGAGTACGACATCCACGTCGGAAACCACATCTACCGCGCAACCTTCCCGACCTCCGAGTCCGCCCCGACTGGCGTCTTCCTCAACGTCACCGGCGGTCTGGCCTTCGGCTACTCCGTCTGGCTCAACTCCGAGTACGTCGGCTCCTACCTCGGCCTCTCCTACCTGGGAGCAGACGCCAGCTCGTTCTCCTTTGAGAACGCGACTCTCTCCAAGACCGGCGACAATGTCCTCGTCGTCATCATGGATAACTCGGGCCACGACCTGCGTGAGGCGGCGCTCGCGCCCCGCGGTATCACCAACGCGACTCTCCTCGGCCCCGACGCCGCGAACTACAAGTTCTCCGAGTGGAAGATTGCCGGCACCGCTGGCCGTAACGACCTCATTGACCCCGTTCGCGGTCCTATCAACGAAGGAGGTCTGTACGCCGAGCGCGTTGGTGCCCATCTGCCCGGCTACCCCGACGCAGACTGGGAGTCCTTTGACTCTGCTAACGGATCTCTTTCCGTTCCTGACGCCGGCATCCGCGTCTTCCGCACCGTTGTCCCACTCGACGTTCCCGCCGGCCTCGATGTCTCTATTTCGTTCCGCCTTACTGCAGCTACTGACGATACGAACCGCCTTCGCGCACTTCTGTTCGTCAACGGATACCAGTACGGTCGCTTCAACCCGTACATCGGCAACCAGGTTCAGTTCCCTGTCCCCACAGGTATTCTCAACTACAACGGAGATAACACGATCGCTGTAACTGTTTGGAGTCAGGCTGCGGAGGGTGTTGCGCTGAATGTTGAGTGGCAGGCGGATTACGTCCACACTTCTAGCTTCGATATGAGCTTCGACAGCAAGTCTTTGAGACCTGACTGGGATGAGAGCCGTTCGGCGTTTGCCTAG
- a CDS encoding O-methyltransferase yields the protein MLVLLYLKRSSRHPQTINIFVLTATAKMNKFKFSNWLGTSPSPTAAEVEQKKQNRRSFTPFITRSAAKPRDDVPNGAPIAKPAPVASEKPTYSPSRLTELAKKIASETEKLERYMQENNLPMPSLDPNGPGDFPKLPEDIQKSRMEIIFATRELEALAHGPREDVRWKTWSFQDSLSLQLVNHFGIAKLVPIDGTITLAELQTKTTLDPVNLARVLRHVMTNRIFREPSHGVIAHTAASRLLAEDQALQDWVGYNLEDNFPASAHVLQALKAYPEATSLTRTGFNFAFDTVDKEPMFVTFGKDPPRAKRFGGAMLSLTGGEGYEVRHLVDSYDFEEIDARGGTMVDIGGSHGFVSIDLAKRWKNMKFVVQDLPKTVDSAPSPLCDDAQVAERVQLMAHDFFKEQTVKDADVYFFRWIMHNYSTPYAISILKNLVPALKPGARVVIKDHCLREAGQETPWDERIIRSMDMVMLAVLNAQERNEDEYRELFRAADERFVFKGVMRPPGCRMSIIEAVWAPEAESEGDGEGGRIEADAQTDAGSADSAVVVEVK from the exons ATGCTAGTGCTCCTGTATCTCAAGCGG TCCTCGCGACACCCGCAGACCATCAACATCTTCGTTCTGACTGCCACCGCAAAGATGAACAAATTCAAGTTTAGCAACTGGCTGGGTACCAGCCCGTCACCCACCGCCGCAGAGGTTGAGCAGAAGAAGCAAAACCGACGATCATTCACCCCATTCATTACTCGTTCTGCCGCCAAACCCAGAGACGATGTCCCCAATGGAGCGCCGATTGCAAAGCCCGCGCCTGTCGCCTCGGAGAAGCCTACGTACTCGCCGTCGAGGTTAACGGAGCTTGCTAAGAAGATTGCATCCGAAACAGAGAAGCTGGAGAGGTACATGCAAGAGAACAATCTTCCAATGCCTTCCTTGGATCCAAATGGCCCCGGCGACTTTCCCAAGCTTCCCGAGGACATCCAAAAGAGTCGTATGGAGATTATCTTTGCGACGAGAGAGCTCGAAGCATTGGCTCACGGCCCGAGAGAGGACGTTCGGTGGAAGACGTGGAGT TTTCAAGACAGTCTGAGCCTTCAGCTTGTCAACCACTTCGGCATCG CCAAGCTCGTACCCATCGACGGCACTATCACACTGGCAGAGCTCCAAACCAAGACGACACTGGATCCCGTTAACCTTGCCCGTGTCCTGCGTCATGTCATGACAAACCGTATCTTCCGCGAGCCGTCCCATGGAGTGATTGCGCATACCGCGGCATCACGCCTCCTGGCCGAAGACCAAGCTCTTCAGGATTGGGTGGGCTACAACCTCGAGGACAACTTCCCAGCGTCTGCGCACGTTTTGCAGGCTCTCAAGGCCTACCCAGAAGCCACGTCCCTCACACGAACCGGCTTCAACTTTGCATTCGACACCGTAGATAAGGAGCCAATGTTTGTCACCTTTGGCAAGGACCCTCCTCGCGCCAAGCGATTCGGCGGTGCCATGCTTAGCTTGACAGGCGGAGAGGGCTACGAGGTCAGGCATCTCGTCGACTCGTACGATTTCGAAGAGATTGACGCCAGGGGAGGAACCATGGTCGACATTGGCGGCAGCCATGGGTTCGTGTCGATCGATCTGGCCAAGAGGTGGAAGAACATGAAGTTTGTGGTTCAGGACCTCCCCAAGACTGTGGATTCGGCGCCAAGCCCGTTGTGTGACGACGCTCAGGTTGCAGAGCGCGTTCAGCTCATGGCGCACGACTTTTTCAAGGAGCAGACCGTCAAAGATGCCGATG TCTACTTTTTCCGCTGGATCATGCACAATTACTCGACGCCCTACGCCATTTCCATCCTCAAGAACCTCGTTCCGGCACTGAAACCAGGCGCCAGGGTAGTCATCAAGGACCACTGCCTCCGCGAGGCTGGACAGGAGACGCCCTGGGACGAGCGCATCATCCGCAGCATGGACATGGTGATGCTGGCGGTGCTCAACGCACAGGAGCGCAACGAGGACGAGTACCGCGAGCTCTTTAGGGCCGCGGACGAGCGGTTTGTGTTTAAAGGCGTGATGAGGCCCCCGGGCTGCAGGATGAGCATCATTGAAGCGGTGTGGGCTCCCGAGGCGGAGAGCGAGGGCGATGGCGAAGGTGGCAGGATTGAGGCAGATGCCCAGACGGACGCGGGGTCCGCTGACTCTGCTGTTGTTGTGGAGGTGAAGTGA